In the genome of Harmonia axyridis chromosome 4, icHarAxyr1.1, whole genome shotgun sequence, the window ACTTATGGATGTCTATTATCCAGGATTTCCAACTTTGAAACATCTGGAGCACCAGGTACAGAATActaacatattttcaaatattgctCAATGAGAtactaaaaatatatcaatattaattttaaaattcaatgagTTATAGAGTTGGATAATTTCATATATGGGGTGAACAAATTTGAAAGGTCCACTGAAATAACTTCTTGGGAAGTCTCtatcaaaaaattattcaaatgaaagtttcttaCTCTTTCAATGTGACATTGGAGTAAAAATTCAAGGACAAGTAGatattttgaatgggaaatgTACATTTTCCTTGGCAAAATCTTGGTTTTTGAAAAAACTAGGAACATTTTGTCTCCTTTGTTTTTGCTATATAATGAACCGTTGTGGAGATATGAAGTGTTTTATGCATAGAACGGTTATGAGGGATTTCTTCTCCACACAAACTACTGAACTTGAAGAAGTGAGCATTCATGGATTGAcaaataacaattcaaaaattaatttataatagaAAGAATGAAaccaaaattaaattaatagcaCATTTCACctaattaagttttcaaaagtTTCCCCATGATTAGCAATGCACAGTTCTATCCTCTGTTCATAACTTCAGACGGTTGATAAAATCATCAATtaacaagaaaaaataatacgcagaaataattgaataagaaaaataaaataaaaaaaaattgtctgaaattACGCATAATCTAAAATTCATAATTATGTACCAATGCATCTCTTTCTTGTGGTAACAATTTGGAAATGCGGTGAGATTTTATTATGAAGCAGTGCACATGTGCGGttggaaaaaatttcagaaaacaaactagttttaaattttaaatatgttcATATGGAATACAAGAACGAATGATTCTATGAGAAATTACTTTGAAGTACTTTATCATGGACATCTTAGGCTTGAAACACTCCATTCATTCTATGGAAAAAACAAAAGagacaatagtaatttacgtaacaagtccggaaaatagggtttttttggacgaatagacaaaattccaggactcgcttacgctcgtcctggaagtctgcgagtccaaaaaaagcattttcgggcgtgttgcgtacaatattttttcggcaaacgtgtagaataacactattgCTGCTACtctccatattttattgcgattgtgataaaaaaacatgcaaatttttgacaactaatttcatatgaacgtcagccgttatctcggttgctatggtaataataataataatataatgtttattcactataaacatgatcaactgcatttattaaaaatatacctaccaagattttcacattcacaatgacacgaatgacatgattcttttccggactagtccgggaagtacgtactttccggactaggccgggaaatgctactttctcagagaaaaagcgtccgggaagtgagcacttcccggacggttgccgaaaaaatatttttagtctTTCAAAAAGATTAATATTCTGCAAAAGGAAATGTATATTCTATATTCAAAGAATATACTTGACCCTGAAATGACCTTGAAATGAAACTCCAAGGTCACATTGAATATCCACCTGAAGACTAAGAAActaagaaaatttgaaaaatgttttttgatccAGGCTCTTCCCAAAGAGTTATTTCAGTGGATTCTTCAAAATGGGTCACCTTGTATATGATATCACTACTTTCAATTGGTTtagcaaaaacaaattcttaATGAACAATAACGTTGCTTGTATCTGAACTTATAAGTTGTGTTTTCAAGGGTCAACTTGAAAAGGCTAAGGTAAATGTTTTTGGTCAACCTAGTCGAGGAGAAAACATGATTATAAGGATAATTCCTAATGAAAGAGTTCTTGATGCTGAACTACCTATCAATCTACTGAATAAAACAGTTTATGTTGGATATCCTCATTTAACTGAAGCAAAGTGAGTTACATGTTCATTTTTTGAACGATCCTTTGTTAATGACTtttcttcaataataataatgatcaatAAAACTTGGTATTTTCCAAATAATGCTATTCTTAATGTTTCATACATTGATATTTTAAGGGTTTTGTCAATTTGCAATGCCAAACAAAAATATACTTATGTAGGAAAAGATGAAGAACCGATAGAGGAGTCGACACCTACAAATTTCAAACGAGAAGTAACAGATGTTACAGAAACGTAAGTACATTTATCAAGCATAAACTAGATTTATAATTCTGAAGTATCATTaagataaataatttttcatagtTGATAGATAATTTTGGGGGTCAAGTGTTTTGCCACGACTAGGTAATCCAATCCCGCACCAAAACATTAATCCCGCAAATCCGCgtgataaaaattatcaatcccCGGATCCGCAAGAATGCGGGATTGTTaacaatatacaggatgtttcaaattaagtcggcaccattgctaactccgttattattgatgctacgatgtcggttaaatgggcaaactagtagcatttttagtggtcttctcgatgccgaaaacaaacaaaaaattgactgtcgtgttgtcataatatttcataaaatgatatttttttcaatgaaacaccctatattttttcatgcatttcgattcgtaataacattctcaacaagaaaactcatatcacctttcttcctaaagtggaaaatgagcgacttattttgaaatatttatttctttcactagtacaaaaaatttatttgttttggcgaataaacctcatgattgtccaaacaaccattttttgtacttatacgaatgacaatattttgttaataatagcaaaataagacagtaaaaggaaaaaagtgcgctgggatgtgaactcgtgaaacccgtgatcatcatgtaGAACCACTCATTCGACACcactaatttattattatcgggagccgccgggactcgaatccggcaccttgtcgcatctcggtgagtgagtctacactcttaacctctaggccaccgagtgctgtgtttattgttgctatgtggagcttttatgagaagccgccacatgactccctccccagtgacggaggaacgaaacttatgcgtgttacgaggtcatcggtgcagccgggtgattgccgcctaatcagagctgcacctcgcggcatcgtgcggacggtgCATTCACCGTCAATTCAATTGCCTATTCAAgtccgctataccgcggcagactAAGGAGCACGCgagcacgtcatgggaatgggcatctagagtttcgttggaaattgcagatatatgggagctacgcatcaaccttctgctttccaggacacatcgttaagacggccattcccatcacgtcggggtcaccaatgtaggatttcacatatgcctacttatgcgtttcgttcctggcacacacaccggactcatcagtgtgactttggtatatttgtgtgtgtcgtgtcacagacgcttgggaaatttattattatcgggagccgccgggactcgaacccggcaccttgtcgcatctcggtgagtgagtctacactcttaacctctacgccaccgagtgctgtgtttattgttgctatgtggagctttatgagaagccgccacataaCTAAAAATCTGAAATCTAAATATCTATAAAAAGTATAGGAAGTGCCTATAAcaagataaaatacaaaaatatacaacacgACATAAACACAACACAAAAAATGACTTTTCAATTTGCTGATCATGAATCATACTGTAGTTTCAGCAGTAACTAGTGTTGCATCTTCGTCCGTAACTTATGGGTAGTTTATTGCTTTTTGGGACGTTTCAAAAGACGTTTGCGCATTTATTGTCTAAgatgcaattttaatattgaattccGCATCCCGACTagttcgaaactgaactcattcAACTATTGGCGTTAAAGCATAAACGAAACCTTAGTCTGCTTTTCAAAACTGTGTTTAATGCCGGTGAGAATTCTAGTTTCAGACTATTTgcctttgattttttattttgatgattaAATGACACTTAGgtcaaaatcatttttttcgtttttcaggTACAAGAGTAGACTAGGTATTGAATTTGGAAAGGTATTAGTTTTAGTAAATGTCCGTAGAGTTATTGGTCAAAGATATATATTTACATCGACCGGAAGAATTGAATTGGAGAAGATGTTCTATACAGATGATGCATATTATCCTCTTCAACTTATTATCGACAACATTAAGGTTTATTCATCTGAACATAAACAATTCTCTACTTTAGACGAATTATACCCTGAGGGCAGCACATGCTTTACTCTAACAAAAGATGAACATTATGGATGCAAAGGTTTTGTGAGTAGAAGATTCttaaattcattttattgtttACTAATCTTTTTGTCTGGCAGGTGGTCAAGAACCCTGAAAAACCTGAAGGTAAAGTAACTGTTAGTTTGAGGATTTCTAGTGAACCTGATTTCACAAAAGCAATCTACTTATCTAAAAATACTGAATGCCAATATAGATCCTTGTACTTCGCAGCGACACAGTGTAGTAAGTTTGTAAACTTGTAAAATATCAATAGTCTAAATATTGATGAgctttcatttttctttaaggcatgtcaaatttcattttctcgCGTATCACAGGAAGTTTGTATGCTTCTGCTAGAAATAAAGAAGGCGGATTGAAAACAGTTAATTTAGGACTAGACCtgaaattacaaagaaaaaacTTGGAAACACCTGGATACACAAAGAGAATAGATGGAACATGGTATTATACAGATGCTACAATACAAGCTGTTTGCGAATATGCAAATGCTTTTCAAGAGATCTTCGAATATATGCTAAACAATGGATATCAAAAATGTGATTCAACATCTGTGGAGGATATATTTCCTGAGAATAGGTTTGTTCTCCCATTAGTAATAATCTTCATTTTATGTGAAGAAacatatagggttttccaataaggggtttcattttgaattgtccAATATCTGGCCAGCTGTTACTTTTTAAGCTGTCAGCTTTTGAAATTTGACAAGTACAAACTATGCCATCACttaaaatggaatgatacacgcttcaacaacgaattgcaattgttaaaattcgctacaaaaatggtgaaaattttggttcgcaaaactaaagcacttttggttcGCCGTAAAGCAACTTTTCAGTGGAACTGATGGAAAATTTCTAGCtcttgggacaagttagtgatgtaaaGAATCAAAACCGTGTACgtcactcaagaacaactgagaatattgctgctgtagtccGTAGTGTCGACAATaatccaggtttgtcgattccttgaggatcttgggaattaggcattccacaagcAAAATTACACCGTATTTTCCATAAAGACTTAGGTCTCAACATTTATCCTCCctgaaatttttacatgttacattttgaaatgttcagaatacaaacatcgaaaaaaaatctgCCTGTTTGCTGTACGCTGTTCAGgatattttcttgaaaactatTAGAGCAATCTAGAGTAAATTCGGTATAGAAATCGTTTTCGATAGGATATTGATCCTCTATCTCGAGAAcaaatcttgttttttttttcaaagcaaaAAATTAAGGATAAAAAAAATCTCATATCGGAAATTTGAGgtcatattcaaaattatagaggacatctaataataataataataataaagtttatttgactataataacaaaatgaacacttcaaataatattgtacaaataaactgaaataaagAGACAGAGGCTCACTTCTAAGAAGCTCACCTGTTAGTCTCACAACAGAAATACGATTCAAAGACAGCCACTACAAAAatggaaacaaaataaaaaaaaaaaaattctctggcCCAAATGGACATCATATACATCGAAACTTAAATAAATCAGGATACACCGTGTGGAACTGCACAACAAACGCACTTAAGTCAACTCTGGCAATAATTGTCACTTTAGGGAATGTTAACATGAATAATAATACATGAATAAATGTGACTTTAGGGAATTTGTCACTTCAGAAAACGAATAGCAAATAAATCTTTTATATTTTATCTTCGTCATATTCTGTTATTAATAACGctatgtatagtttttctattcaaacCGAGTAGCCACCGAATCACTTCCTTCATCATAATGACACGATAatactgaatacaatattttctaCCGCCTAGCTTCTAGTTCTTACAGTTTCGAAGTTATGAAGGACTTTTGGTGATATAAGAAACATTGTTTCGATATTTCTTCTACCAtctatttccataaaaataataTCGAGCTCTTTCCCCTATCCTCCCTTTACATAGATGTATTGTCATATTTCACATCATGCGTATGTGCCCTAAACATTTTTGctgctttttttttacgaaacATATAGTCTATCTTTGCCTTTAACATACCTTGCATAGTTATATTTTGTGTAaagaaataataagattcaatagTTAAATTCTAGTATACattgataataattttcaaaaaaaatttccatttataactttattcaaatttgttaCAGTGATGAAAAAGTGAAGGAAGCTTTAGCTTGGTTAAAAGCTCAACCATTCCATAGTGTTGAGAAAAAAGTGTGTAATTCACCTTTTCTGGATAAGGatgtaattgaagaaattgagaaAATAGTTAACACTTTTACCCCAACTTTATCTAGCGAATGTTTCGTTGACTGCGATGCAGAATTACTTTATAaggtttgaaataatttaatctattaatttaattatttaggTTAGTAGACCAGCAGTCGGggaacttttttaataattaccccaaaataattttgtgtaACTTGATATTACCCATggcgaaaaacaaaaaaaaaacgaaatcgCCTCTTTTTAGCATCTTTCATATTATAGCCCCCATGatgattttgaaaagaaaacaataactaaaaatttaattaactcGAGAACACTCTAGTGGTGGGAAGTGAGATAGTTTGGCCTGCGTATGTCGCTAAATTGTTTAAgttgaaaatagttatttataatacaagtgcagaaggcattgatattcttccacgagttcataattcaaaaaaagtggcgagtttttgaatgaactagtggtagaatgagccttttgtacgaatattatacattattttctccaattcattgcattcttattgaaattaatgaaatatttccataaatatattttagtgatttttgcattgaaaaatgttggttggcagaactgatttctttaaggcaaattgatgaattgacagataaagccgtggcggaaagttcggagtaccaacatataataataaaatataaccatgaaaactgtgcgtttctgatatattctggcacgattttgttctacaagatgtggaagaatgaatggaataaccacagaattagagaaaaatacttACAAGTTTATAAAatagcaaattaaaaatatatacttTTACTCACATTATTCATTTTCACccccaaaaatttcatttttaccccATTCGGGGTAATTTACCCCGGTTCCCTGACCTCTGGGTTAGACAATGTTCAACGCCACTCAGTTCTAGAAACTAAATAGACTTAGGATAGGGACCTAGTAGGTATAAAGACTTTtgagatattattttttttagtaaTAATGCATTAACAAactgaataaaaatattgaagattggataataatattatttttttttaggaggAGCTTTCCTTTGGCAATCTTTTACCTGATCCAAGTGTTAATGTTGAATTATTTGACCGAATAATCAGTATAAGGGAAAATCACATAGTTCCTTTCGGATTGAAAGGTACTATTATAGGTATCTCCAGACCATCTTCTGATTCTAGTGAAAATATGTATGATGTTctattcgatgaaaaatttgaaggagGTATGCAATTAAACTGTTCGATGGGACGAGGCTACAGATTACCTTTAAATGCTTTCATCAATATATCATACGGGGAGAGATCATATTACCCACCGTTAAAGAAAAGAGGTTTGTAATATGTCAATTGCcaacaaataaaattaaataatttcacctcatttcaagtaaataaagaaatatgttgaaataTATGTCCCGATCTTCAACCAATTGAATCTATTACTGTTTCATTTTCAGGAAataaaactaatcaaaatcGAACACCCAAGgaagaaaatgtgaaaaaaaataataaacaatccAATAGGAATGTTTGTAATGAAAAAGGTCAGAATTCAGCTTTTGCTAAATTCAGTAACAGTCCACAATCTTCCAAAGATTATCATGCGGTTCCACCTTTCATGCCGAATGGGGAGTCGATATACAAATTACATGGTTATCAAAATAAACATCAGCAGTATCCACAATCCAAACCCAATTATAACTCAAGTCCTGATCAAAGGAGAACATCCGGAACTCCAAAATCAAAGAAACAAAAAGGTCAGGAATGGCGACAGACAGATTCATCTGAGCAGGTACAACCAAGTTACCAAATTTACAAAAAAGATAAGAATCAAACAGTTGGTCTTCCTAGTCATCTTAATAAGAATGGAGCAAGTGATAAGAAATCTGATGTGCAAATGAAACCTCATTTCATGCCGGATTTCAAAAAAACAACCGCAGAGAACCCAATAGAAGTAAGTCTGAAATATTTATCAAAGTAAAAAACATCTAGTAGGAGTATATATGATTTTGTATTTACTGGTTTTATCCGCGAACAAAAATATGTGTTGTCACTACGTCTTTACTGTAGGGAGTATTTTTTGAGTTTCTTTGTTGATATATGTTTTACTGAAGATTCAATTCATCGAAAGTAAAGTTCTTTTTTCTGTAAGAAGTGTCCTTCGCAAATTAAACGTTTTCCATAAACTAAGTTTGATGTTAAAGAAAGTGTCCTTTATTAAAAATTCCGGATAGTGATCCTTATGGTATGAAAAAGGTTCCTTTTTGTTCGTGAATGCTCTACAACTACAAAATATAACCTCGGTTTATTGTTTCAATTATCTTCTTTTATGGCGGGTTTATGCActattcctaagaactaagactaaacctaacaactaagaattgaacgctaacaaatcaatgagagcGTTTATGCActtttcctaagaactaacactagcactagaaagttgaccaacttttaactaagaactaagggcttaggtaaaatatagaagaaaAGTATTAagtgtatctgaaaaaattaaatttaatttttaacaatcaatatcaatgtcaaacatcaaagtatagaacaactagaaagtagttcgagcacgtgcgcatcctaaactaagaactaacaagagagtgcataaacgtcactgaattcttaggtttagttcgtAGTTTTTAGttatggtgcataaacccaccattacTTTCACTTTATACACACGATATTATACCAGTTTTTCTTCTTTtggtcaacaaaatttcaatttctataaaatattaCTTAATGCAACCAATAAGGGTATGGTCTGTacatcgagatagaatagaggGGAGACGACATCAAGTGACTTAAAGCGGTACCACTTCGCCATTTTAGATGTAGATCTCAGTCAACTTTTGACCAATAACATTTCATAGTAGTGAACAGATCCGTATTCACAATATTTGCATATCTGCATATCCAACTTCACCATActctaaatatattataatttatatggcAGGTTATgttgtatattatttgaaaaaaaattgtttgtgaacAATGCTTAGACTGTTTAAAAAGTGATGAACAcggtttatttttgtatttctgcgtgaaagtttacttaatcCGACCTTGATCTTTCTCCAATTTTAGTAATAGAATTAGCCTTGCCTACTGGTCACATTTTTTCTAGCACGATAACAGCTCATAGCGTCTCCtctctattctatctcgatggtatatcaccttggttattatagttagtaagttggtggtcggtatatgtcaaattcctcaaaaaccagtgactatttcctcaagcTTCGGTGAgctatctgtcaccagagcaaccctACTTTTGTTCTGGTTAGGTtgggtaaccacgcccactcggcTTTGCAGTtgccattttaattttcagatattgtttatgaacattttccatgacatttaacactcaaaaactttattattttaattatgaaacaaataaccTTCGGAGCCATtaagaactattagttatttacaaattaaaagaaatccaccatttataacctccaaaattctgtcaatgaaaaatttagttcacCAATAATGGTGGATtcatgcaccgtacctaaggactaagaactaatgaACTAAACCtaagtggcgtttatgcactctcttgttagttcttagttaaggcatgtgCACGTGCTcaaactactttctatttgttctatactttgatatttatatttattgtgaaaaaatttgatttaatttttttaaatacacctaatactttttattgataaacacgaataaagaacataaaatgatagaaactggtactcgttaatattgaaattctatgagGCGCACATTTATATTTTACCTGAACTCTTAGTTGTTAGTTAACAGTTGGcttgctagtgttagttcttagttcttaggaaacgtgcataaacgccctcattgatttgttaacgttcaattcttagttcttaggtttagtcttagttctggtgcataaatccaccataacaaGTGTCAGGTGGTTCAtaaatacgaagcaggttaTCTGAAACATTGATAacctctcagagtaataaacatagttaTTACTCTATTGAAAACCTctagtaaccgctctgaaattctcggcgatatacggaccatactcTACATTACTAGTTTTCAGAATAGCCAACcctaaaaaaattgacagttaGGAATAAAAGAAAGCTTTCTCTTAAAGATGGTAGGATTATTTTTATGGTACCTAAGCTCCCCTTTAAAGCTACTTTCTAATAAAGCGGTCTGTACCAAAAAGCGTCTTTTTGTATTTTGGAACTGACCCTAACAAATTTTGGTAGTAATCACATAACTCTATCAGCACCAAAGTAATAgatatttattcgaaaaattattgaaatttattatctaCCACTGGAAGCTCCTTCTATGTCACGCAGTTTGTATTAAACCTCTCTTTTCAGGAAACTACAGACGCTTTGAAGAAGCTTCTGAAAATAGGCACAGATGAAAACAAGAAAAACGttactaaaaataatttttcgtcAAATTTAAACTCTGTATCATCACACCAAAATGCCAGCAGTCTTCCCAATCCACAATCAGTAAGTAAAAATTACGACAAAAGCTAAACAATAATTAGCTGAGTAAATGCACCTTTATCTATGGAATTTTATTTGCGTTTCGACAACAATGTTGCCATCTTCAGAAACGTCACTTTGTTGAAACAGCGTTAAACGAAAATAATGTTAGTGAGGTTTTCAGTAATTAGGTATACAAGTGGGGTACAAAGTTGTATAATCCTCAATTAAGATAAGAGATATCCgttgtattttttcagaaaaatgtgaATATGTGATAAAACATACAAATAagattttaaaaaaatgaaaggAATTTTGTAATGTATATAATTACgaacaattgttatttatatgATTAAAAGATGGAAATAGAATAAgtcattcaattttgattagaataaatttccatcaagtaaggaccgaCTCAATCCAATATTGTGGAATACTATTCGCCTAAATGAGTAACTTTCCATTTTGATGAATATGTTCATTATGATGCTCCATATGGTCCATCCATTCATTACATTCTTTTTTCAGCTTCCGTCAGTTCAGTTACTTACATATTATCAATCTAAAGGTCTCGGTTTGCCAAGATATCAATATTTCCAAAGTAATGAGGGCATACAAGCTGTTATCAGATTGCCAAATCGTCAAAATATAATAGGTTCTTACTCTGAATCTAAAGTAGAAGCTAGTGAAATGGTTGCAGAGAAAGCGCTGAAAGTACTTCATGCAAATGTTAGTAAAGAATCAATTTTACGTggttagagaaaaaaatatatatcgaattcattttcagtttattatttctaagatgtcaaaatatttatgaaaaaatctaTTGTTTTAGGATGGTCAAGATTGCCATAATACAGCAGTGCCCCAAAGTTTTCCAACACCACCAAAACAATGGTGGAGTACAGAAAAAAGTGTACATTCAAAAAATCAATCTCCTCCCAAAGTTTCGACCAGTAAAAATTGGAAAGATTTTATACCACTGCAAGTTGTTAAAAAAGAAATAGCAAATTCCAGCGGCTACTCTTTTCAATCGGTGAAAACTTCAAGaggagaaaatgaaaataagtgCCCAGTCCCAAATCAAAAACCCGAAAATTCATCGAATCAGgtgatttttatataatttttttgatttttatattaaatttttatagaaatgaccaatgatctaataatgAGTAGTTAGCTCATAGAAAGAGAGGAATCGACTAACAGAAAAGTGAGATGGGCCTTGGTTACAACCAATGGATGTTTTGATTGGTTGAACATATTGAACCAAttgaaacttttcatttcagatCACGTGATCTGGCTTCCCTtatcattggttgaaattcaaacatcaAAATCTTCTTCCTGGTTGTCATGTGACCCAGGGTTTAATCTTTTTCACTTTAATGTTGGAGTCAATGCTCTGCACTGCACAATCGCATCTatgtattattagatcattggaATATgttatataataatgaaaataatatgttTTCAGGTTATACAAGATAATGttaaaaaagaacaaaaaccGAGAAAACAGAGAAAAATGAGAATTGCCGCTAATTTTGGACAAAATccatgaatttttatttattgcaaCTAAATGTAAATACctattttctttaaaaaaaaactgatccATGTAGGAAACATACTATAgtgttattgaatatttttgtttttataatacAAGTTTGTTTCTGCAGAGTTGTTTAACGTAAATGTTACCTAATTGTCAACCTTCAGAAGACTTCTACAAAGCTTTTTGTTCtacagaattggaaaattccggGCTTTTTAGCCGTGGTCTAGTGGGGTTTTCAACTGACGTTTCGCTTACTATGGGGTGAACATCTTCACAGGTTTCTAGGTTTTAATCCAACTCGAGTTACAATCTACAACCTaaaaacctctgaa includes:
- the LOC123678527 gene encoding 5'-3' exoribonuclease 1 isoform X3 — its product is MGVPKFFRYISERYPCLSEFVKEHQIPEFDNLYLDMNGIIHNCSHPDDGNAHFRITEEKIFADIFHYIEALFRMIKPLKIFFMAVDGVAPRAKMNQQRGRRFRSAKEAQKLEDEAIKRGETLPPESRFDSNCITPGTEFMARLHEQLKYFVVKKISEDPLWQRCKIIYSGHETPGEGEHKIMDYIRYSRSQPEYDPNTRHCLYGLDADLIMLGLCTHDPHFSLLREEVKFGRKSSKKTAVPEEIRFALLHLSLMREYLELEFSSLKKTLKKFEFNIEKIIDDWVLMGFLVGNDFIPNLPNLHIADGALPVLYKAYMDILPELDGYINEEGILNLERFEIFMTKLGEIDVQNFEEVKDDLFYFRQKTGRKMQPFLKNNTKLKNMEEWKPENDEEDINPKLLEPLEDNAPRDSGLNDLIARTVAEVSIFCQYLILFELIVNHLQYDDDDDEDEEIISSECDETDEIEFENYKRSYYMNKLEYEKVTPEVMKSQAEGYVRAIQWNLHYYYNGVCSWSWYYPHHYAPYISDIKNFKNLKLEYDLGKPFMPYEQLLAVLPAASKELLPSCYQDLMVNESSPIIRYYPEKFDTDLNGKKQEWEAVVLVPFIDENILLEAMKTCDDKLSVSEAERNRHGPMLCYTYTPENLGMYEAPMYFPNISYNHANLQPITIDEIRVPIEKLVKGAYPGVLMDVYYPGFPTLKHLEHQGQLEKAKVNVFGQPSRGENMIIRIIPNERVLDAELPINLLNKTVYVGYPHLTEAKVLSICNAKQKYTYVGKDEEPIEESTPTNFKREVTDVTETYKSRLGIEFGKVLVLVNVRRVIGQRYIFTSTGRIELEKMFYTDDAYYPLQLIIDNIKVYSSEHKQFSTLDELYPEGSTCFTLTKDEHYGCKGFVVKNPEKPEGKVTVSLRISSEPDFTKAIYLSKNTECQYRSLYFAATQCSMSNFIFSRITGSLYASARNKEGGLKTVNLGLDLKLQRKNLETPGYTKRIDGTWYYTDATIQAVCEYANAFQEIFEYMLNNGYQKCDSTSVEDIFPENSDEKVKEALAWLKAQPFHSVEKKVCNSPFLDKDVIEEIEKIVNTFTPTLSSECFVDCDAELLYKEELSFGNLLPDPSVNVELFDRIISIRENHIVPFGLKGTIIGISRPSSDSSENMYDVLFDEKFEGGMQLNCSMGRGYRLPLNAFINISYGERSYYPPLKKRGNKTNQNRTPKEENVKKNNKQSNRNVCNEKGQNSAFAKFSNSPQSSKDYHAVPPFMPNGESIYKLHGYQNKHQQYPQSKPNYNSSPDQRRTSGTPKSKKQKGQEWRQTDSSEQVQPSYQIYKKDKNQTVGLPSHLNKNGASDKKSDVQMKPHFMPDFKKTTAENPIEETTDALKKLLKIGTDENKKNVTKNNFSSNLNSVSSHQNASSLPNPQSDGQDCHNTAVPQSFPTPPKQWWSTEKSVHSKNQSPPKVSTSKNWKDFIPLQVVKKEIANSSGYSFQSVKTSRGENENKCPVPNQKPENSSNQVIQDNVKKEQKPRKQRKMRIAANFGQNP